A window of the Bradyrhizobium diazoefficiens genome harbors these coding sequences:
- a CDS encoding GFA family protein: protein MAKAAVAAGTAAGQCLCGKVTFEIDVPARWAWHDHSAASRRAHGAAYATYVGSWKKRFRITSGKTALTRYEDKATKTARSFCSHCGTPIAYERPRGPHMVNIPRALFKERTGRQPLYHIAIEELQEWAYTGEPLVPLKGFPGVVWQRSKKKKRAGGEDPFELGREEM, encoded by the coding sequence ATGGCCAAAGCCGCAGTCGCCGCAGGAACCGCCGCCGGCCAGTGCCTCTGCGGCAAGGTCACCTTCGAGATCGACGTTCCCGCACGCTGGGCCTGGCACGATCACTCCGCCGCCAGCCGCCGCGCCCATGGCGCGGCCTACGCCACCTATGTCGGCAGCTGGAAGAAGCGGTTTCGCATCACCTCCGGCAAGACCGCGCTGACCCGTTATGAGGACAAGGCGACCAAGACCGCGCGCAGCTTCTGCTCGCATTGCGGCACGCCGATTGCCTATGAGCGCCCGCGCGGTCCGCACATGGTCAATATCCCGCGCGCGCTCTTCAAGGAGCGCACCGGGCGCCAGCCGCTCTATCACATCGCGATCGAGGAGCTGCAGGAATGGGCCTATACCGGCGAGCCGCTGGTGCCGTTGAAGGGCTTTCCCGGCGTGGTCTGGCAGCGCTCGAAAAAGAAGAAGCGCGCCGGCGGCGAGGACCCGTTCGAATTGGGGCGCGAGGAGATGTAG
- a CDS encoding alkene reductase produces the protein MKFEALFKPLQVGPYKLAHRVAMAPLTRMRAERESFSPRPLNAEYYGQRATEGGLIIAEASPVLSHGRGNPATPGIYSEAQIAGWRKVVDAVHAKGGIIFLQLWHVGRVSHSSYHGGQPPVSASAIAIKAQGMKAMTADGKLADYETPRALETDEVKGIVEAFRQGAKNALSAGFDGVEIHGANGYLLEQFLQSRSNQRTDQYGGSIENRARLLMEVAQAAIDVWGANRVGVRLSPHGIANDSGEPDPMPLYTHVVKALDKFGLAYLHFIEPRSSGAGRADVHWENVPSAMVLFRPHYSGVLMTAGGFTGETANAAVADGHADIIAFGRIFISNPDLPRRLDQDYPITPYNRATFYGGEEKGYTDYPAYDELTPA, from the coding sequence ATGAAATTCGAGGCGTTGTTCAAACCGTTGCAGGTCGGTCCGTACAAGCTCGCACATCGCGTCGCGATGGCGCCGCTGACGCGCATGCGGGCGGAGCGGGAGAGCTTTTCGCCGCGGCCGCTCAACGCCGAATACTACGGTCAGCGCGCGACGGAAGGCGGCCTGATCATCGCTGAAGCTTCGCCCGTGCTCTCGCACGGCCGCGGCAATCCGGCGACGCCCGGCATCTATTCGGAGGCGCAGATTGCCGGCTGGCGCAAGGTGGTTGATGCCGTGCATGCCAAGGGCGGCATCATCTTCCTTCAGCTCTGGCATGTCGGCCGCGTCTCGCATTCGTCCTATCATGGCGGCCAGCCGCCGGTCTCGGCCTCGGCGATCGCGATCAAGGCCCAAGGCATGAAAGCGATGACCGCCGACGGCAAACTCGCCGACTACGAGACGCCGCGTGCGCTGGAGACCGACGAGGTCAAGGGCATCGTCGAGGCGTTCCGGCAGGGCGCCAAGAATGCGCTCTCCGCCGGCTTCGACGGCGTCGAGATTCACGGCGCCAACGGCTATCTGCTCGAGCAGTTCTTGCAGTCGCGCAGCAATCAGCGCACCGATCAATATGGTGGCTCCATCGAGAACCGCGCGAGGCTTCTGATGGAAGTCGCGCAGGCCGCGATCGACGTCTGGGGCGCCAACCGCGTCGGCGTGCGCCTGTCGCCGCATGGCATCGCCAACGATTCCGGCGAGCCCGACCCGATGCCGCTCTACACCCACGTGGTGAAAGCGCTCGACAAGTTCGGTCTTGCCTATCTCCACTTCATCGAGCCGCGCTCCAGCGGCGCCGGCCGCGCCGACGTCCACTGGGAGAACGTGCCGTCGGCCATGGTGCTGTTCCGTCCGCACTACAGCGGCGTGCTGATGACCGCGGGTGGTTTCACCGGTGAGACCGCGAACGCGGCGGTCGCCGACGGCCACGCCGACATCATCGCCTTCGGTCGCATCTTCATCTCCAACCCCGATCTGCCGCGGCGGCTTGACCAGGACTATCCGATCACGCCGTACAACCGTGCGACGTTCTATGGTGGCGAGGAGAAGGGATATACGGATTATCCTGCGTACGATGAGCTGACGCCGGCCTGA
- a CDS encoding aldehyde dehydrogenase family protein produces MAVSQAIPITRHPFANGSYKQMLIDGKWVDAASGKRFETHNPATGELLATVAEGDKEDIDRAVAAARRAFEGPWSKVKPFERQNLLLKLADLVEKNFDELSQLDTLDMGAPLSRTRAYRLRAVGMLRYYAGQTTAIHGETIENSLPGEIFSYTLKEPVGVVGAIIPWNGPLTATLWKIGPAIATGCTVVLKPAEEAPLTSLRIAELAMEAGIPPGVVNVVPGYGETAGAALASHHDVDKVAFTGSHVTGQSIIRASAGNLKRVSLELGGKSPDIVFADADLDAAVPGAAMAVFANSGQICSAGTRLFVEQSIYEEFVGRVAEFGKKLQVGNGLDPNTQIGPLVSEQQLERVTGYLEIGQKEGARALAGGGRVTEGALSKGFFVSPTVFAGVQDNMRIAQEEIFGPVISAIAFKDMDELVKRANNTTFGLGSGLWTRDVSKAHAVAKSLRAGSVWVNCYQAMDPAVPFGGYKMSGYGRESGKQHVEEYLNVKAVWIKTA; encoded by the coding sequence ATGGCTGTATCGCAGGCTATTCCGATCACGCGCCATCCGTTCGCCAACGGGTCCTACAAGCAGATGCTGATCGACGGGAAGTGGGTGGATGCCGCTTCCGGCAAGCGCTTCGAGACCCACAATCCCGCCACCGGCGAACTGCTCGCAACCGTTGCCGAAGGCGACAAGGAGGACATCGACCGTGCGGTCGCCGCCGCCCGCCGTGCCTTCGAAGGTCCCTGGAGCAAGGTCAAGCCGTTCGAGCGGCAGAACCTGCTGCTCAAGCTCGCCGATCTCGTCGAGAAGAATTTCGACGAATTGTCGCAGCTCGATACCCTCGACATGGGCGCACCGCTCAGCCGCACCCGCGCCTATCGCCTGCGCGCCGTCGGCATGCTGCGCTATTACGCCGGCCAGACCACCGCGATCCATGGCGAGACTATCGAGAACTCGCTGCCCGGCGAGATTTTCTCCTACACGCTGAAGGAGCCCGTCGGTGTCGTCGGCGCCATCATTCCCTGGAACGGCCCGCTCACCGCGACGCTTTGGAAGATCGGCCCGGCGATCGCGACCGGCTGCACCGTGGTGCTCAAGCCCGCCGAAGAGGCGCCGCTGACCTCGCTGCGTATCGCCGAGCTTGCGATGGAGGCCGGCATTCCGCCTGGCGTCGTCAACGTGGTGCCCGGCTATGGTGAGACCGCGGGCGCGGCGCTCGCTTCGCATCATGACGTCGACAAGGTCGCCTTCACCGGCTCCCACGTCACGGGCCAGTCGATCATTCGTGCCTCGGCCGGCAACCTCAAGCGCGTCTCGCTCGAGCTCGGCGGCAAGTCGCCGGATATCGTGTTCGCCGACGCCGATCTCGATGCCGCCGTGCCGGGCGCCGCGATGGCGGTGTTCGCCAACTCTGGCCAGATCTGCAGCGCCGGCACGCGCCTGTTCGTCGAGCAGTCGATCTACGAGGAGTTCGTCGGCCGTGTCGCCGAGTTCGGCAAGAAGTTGCAGGTCGGCAACGGCCTCGATCCGAATACCCAGATCGGCCCGCTGGTCTCCGAGCAGCAGCTCGAGCGCGTCACCGGCTATCTCGAAATCGGCCAGAAGGAAGGCGCGCGAGCGCTCGCCGGCGGCGGCCGCGTCACCGAAGGTGCGCTGTCGAAGGGCTTCTTCGTCTCGCCGACGGTGTTTGCGGGTGTCCAGGACAACATGCGCATCGCGCAGGAGGAGATCTTCGGTCCAGTCATCTCCGCGATCGCATTCAAGGACATGGATGAGCTGGTCAAGCGTGCCAACAACACCACGTTCGGCCTCGGCTCGGGCCTGTGGACGCGTGACGTCAGCAAGGCGCATGCGGTTGCCAAATCGCTGCGCGCCGGGTCGGTGTGGGTGAATTGCTACCAGGCGATGGACCCGGCCGTGCCCTTCGGTGGCTACAAGATGAGCGGCTACGGGCGCGAGTCCGGCAAGCAGCATGTCGAGGAATATCTCAACGTGAAGGCCGTCTGGATCAAGACGGCGTAA
- a CDS encoding SDR family NAD(P)-dependent oxidoreductase translates to MSHPVIAKDNVAVITGGASGIGLAAATAFARAGMKVCIVDVDEGRLAEAATKLSSIVGAANVMTSAVDVSRIESVTELERAVGAHFGGTDLLMNNAGIQPGSTLFGVSDNWQRIIGVNMWGIINGARIFAPNMIARGKAGLIINTGSKQGITTPPGDPAYNVSKAGVKAFTEALQHELRNMKDCHVTAHLLIPGFVFTGLTAKGRTEKPAGAWTPEQTVDFMIARLEAGDFYILCPDNDVPRALDEKRMLWAAGDVVENRPPLSRWHPDYADAFAKFVKGE, encoded by the coding sequence ATGTCGCATCCTGTCATCGCCAAGGACAACGTCGCCGTGATCACCGGGGGCGCATCCGGCATCGGTCTTGCGGCGGCAACAGCGTTTGCGCGCGCCGGCATGAAGGTGTGCATCGTCGACGTCGACGAGGGACGGCTGGCGGAGGCCGCAACAAAACTGTCATCGATTGTGGGCGCAGCCAATGTGATGACGTCCGCGGTCGATGTCAGCCGGATCGAGAGCGTGACGGAACTGGAACGCGCCGTGGGCGCGCATTTCGGCGGCACGGACCTGCTCATGAACAATGCCGGCATCCAGCCAGGCAGCACATTGTTCGGCGTATCAGACAATTGGCAGCGCATCATCGGCGTCAACATGTGGGGCATCATCAACGGCGCGCGGATTTTCGCACCCAACATGATCGCGCGCGGCAAGGCCGGCCTGATCATCAACACCGGCTCCAAGCAGGGCATCACCACCCCGCCCGGCGATCCCGCCTACAACGTCTCCAAGGCCGGCGTGAAGGCTTTTACGGAAGCGCTTCAGCATGAGCTGCGCAACATGAAAGACTGCCACGTCACCGCGCATCTGCTGATCCCCGGCTTCGTGTTCACCGGGCTCACCGCCAAGGGCCGCACCGAAAAGCCGGCCGGCGCGTGGACGCCGGAGCAGACCGTCGATTTCATGATCGCGCGGCTTGAGGCCGGCGATTTCTACATTCTCTGCCCCGATAACGACGTGCCGCGCGCGCTCGACGAGAAGCGCATGCTGTGGGCCGCCGGCGACGTCGTCGAGAACCGCCCGCCGTTGTCGCGCTGGCATCCGGATTATGCGGATGCGTTCGCGAAGTTCGTGAAGGGGGAGTAG
- a CDS encoding Rieske (2Fe-2S) protein, with translation MARHIVARTSEIPPGGNKVVDIAGRDIVVFHVNGEFFALLNRCPHEGAPLEKAACVARLTSPEPGVYQRSRVGEMLRCPWHGWEFDMRNGQSWFDPKRFNIRSYPVAVERGDELQKGPYVAETFPVHVEDSYVIVEV, from the coding sequence ATGGCCCGTCATATCGTCGCGCGAACCAGCGAGATCCCGCCCGGCGGCAACAAGGTCGTCGACATCGCGGGCCGCGATATTGTCGTGTTCCACGTCAACGGCGAGTTCTTTGCGCTGTTGAACCGCTGCCCGCACGAAGGCGCGCCGCTGGAAAAGGCGGCTTGCGTGGCGCGGCTGACCTCACCCGAGCCCGGCGTCTACCAGCGCTCGCGCGTCGGCGAGATGCTGCGATGTCCCTGGCACGGCTGGGAATTCGACATGCGCAACGGCCAGTCCTGGTTCGATCCCAAACGCTTCAATATCCGGTCATATCCGGTTGCGGTGGAACGCGGTGACGAACTGCAGAAAGGCCCGTATGTCGCCGAGACGTTTCCGGTGCATGTCGAGGACAGTTATGTGATTGTCGAGGTCTGA
- a CDS encoding amidohydrolase family protein produces the protein MSEVIDRPLRDDEKPAASRLRIVDCDVHPSLHSVDDLNEFLPKRWQQHLKEYGSHLRTPYLFTTPYPRSSPLIARRDAWPPTGGPPGSDLAFMQKQHLDPLDVEFGILQVLDLFIFSQQNLEFGAAIQRAINDWQLAFWSHRDPRLKASILVGQDGTDLAIAEIERCAKIGEYIQINVSPRANEPLGRRRYWPIYERAQALDLPLGIHVGGYGGHAPTGGGWPSYYVEEHQSNAHTIAAQLASLVIEGVPERFPKLKIVFIEGGFGWIPSAVWRMDQHFERFRSEVPHLKRKPSEYVREHFWFTTQPIDEPDEARHLRSLIEWVGVDRLLFSSDYPHWDFDDPRFAFKTPLTEAERKKIFSTNARAVYKF, from the coding sequence ATGAGTGAAGTCATCGACCGTCCGCTGCGTGACGACGAGAAGCCCGCCGCCTCGCGGCTGCGCATCGTCGATTGCGACGTGCATCCGAGCCTGCACTCGGTCGACGATCTCAACGAGTTCCTGCCGAAACGCTGGCAGCAGCATCTGAAGGAATATGGCAGCCATCTGCGCACGCCCTATCTCTTCACCACACCCTATCCACGCTCCTCGCCGCTGATCGCGCGGCGCGATGCCTGGCCGCCGACCGGCGGGCCACCCGGTTCCGACCTTGCTTTCATGCAGAAGCAGCATCTCGATCCGCTCGATGTCGAGTTCGGAATCTTGCAGGTGCTCGATCTCTTCATCTTCTCGCAGCAGAACCTGGAATTCGGCGCCGCAATCCAGCGCGCCATCAACGACTGGCAGCTGGCGTTCTGGTCGCACCGGGATCCGCGCCTGAAGGCCTCGATCCTGGTCGGGCAGGACGGCACGGATCTCGCGATCGCCGAGATCGAGCGTTGTGCAAAGATCGGCGAATACATCCAGATCAACGTCTCGCCCCGCGCCAACGAGCCGCTCGGCCGCCGCCGCTACTGGCCGATCTACGAGCGCGCGCAGGCGCTGGACTTGCCGCTCGGCATCCATGTCGGTGGCTATGGCGGCCACGCGCCGACCGGCGGCGGCTGGCCGTCTTATTACGTCGAGGAGCACCAGTCCAACGCACACACCATCGCGGCGCAGCTTGCCAGCCTCGTGATCGAGGGCGTGCCGGAGCGGTTTCCAAAACTGAAGATCGTCTTCATCGAGGGCGGCTTCGGCTGGATCCCGTCGGCGGTGTGGCGGATGGACCAGCATTTCGAGCGGTTCCGCAGCGAGGTGCCGCATCTCAAGCGCAAGCCGTCGGAATATGTCCGCGAACATTTCTGGTTCACGACCCAGCCGATCGACGAGCCCGACGAAGCCCGGCATCTGCGCTCGCTGATCGAATGGGTCGGCGTCGATCGCCTCTTGTTCTCGTCGGATTATCCGCACTGGGATTTCGACGATCCGCGCTTCGCCTTCAAGACGCCGCTGACGGAGGCCGAGCGCAAGAAGATCTTTAGCACCAATGCGCGAGCGGTCTACAAGTTCTGA
- a CDS encoding amidohydrolase family protein — MAVTRIDCDIHPAVGGTRTTLLPYLSDHWKEQVVSRAIDGLDLTSYPPSMPFSGRADWRPANGTKPGSDLAMVQKDAFDQLGASHAILNVLYGAQAVFDSYMAADFCKAINDWIAAEWISRDPRLRASIVVPMQAPDLAIEEIERRASDNRFVSILVLAQGETLLGRRHFWPVYQLAEKYKLPLAIHAGTQYRQAPSSAGWPSHRYEYYFVEAQAFQAQILSLIYEGVFGKYPDLKVVLMESGVSWLPAFMWRANKTWRGVRVEVPWVEREPAAIIRDNFRVTMQPFDAPGDAKSVEEIIDQIGSDKMFLFASDYPHWQFDGDDPIPPHLPKGIIAKMCVDNPLETFRRLSLAN; from the coding sequence ATGGCGGTGACGCGGATCGACTGCGACATCCACCCGGCGGTTGGTGGCACGCGCACGACACTTCTTCCTTATCTCAGTGATCACTGGAAAGAGCAGGTGGTGAGCCGCGCCATCGACGGTCTCGACCTCACCTCCTATCCGCCAAGCATGCCGTTTTCTGGCCGCGCCGACTGGCGGCCGGCCAATGGCACCAAGCCGGGCTCTGACCTGGCGATGGTGCAGAAGGACGCCTTCGACCAATTGGGCGCGAGCCACGCGATCCTCAACGTGCTCTACGGCGCGCAAGCCGTGTTCGATTCCTACATGGCGGCCGATTTCTGCAAGGCGATCAACGACTGGATTGCCGCCGAATGGATATCGCGTGACCCGCGCCTGCGCGCCTCCATCGTGGTGCCGATGCAGGCGCCGGATCTCGCCATCGAAGAGATCGAGCGCCGCGCGAGCGACAATCGCTTCGTCTCCATCCTGGTGCTGGCGCAGGGCGAGACGTTGCTGGGCCGGCGGCATTTCTGGCCGGTCTACCAGCTCGCGGAAAAGTACAAGCTGCCGCTTGCAATCCATGCCGGCACGCAATATCGGCAGGCGCCGAGCTCTGCCGGCTGGCCGTCGCACCGCTACGAGTACTATTTCGTCGAGGCGCAGGCGTTTCAGGCCCAGATCTTGAGCCTGATCTACGAGGGCGTGTTCGGCAAATATCCCGATCTCAAGGTCGTGCTGATGGAATCAGGCGTGAGCTGGCTGCCGGCCTTCATGTGGCGCGCCAACAAGACCTGGCGCGGCGTCCGCGTCGAGGTGCCCTGGGTCGAGCGCGAACCCGCCGCGATCATCCGCGACAATTTCCGCGTCACCATGCAGCCGTTCGACGCGCCGGGCGACGCCAAAAGCGTCGAGGAGATCATCGACCAGATCGGCTCCGACAAGATGTTCCTGTTCGCGTCCGACTATCCGCACTGGCAGTTCGACGGCGATGATCCGATCCCGCCGCATCTGCCGAAGGGCATCATCGCAAAAATGTGCGTCGACAATCCGCTGGAGACATTTCGGCGGCTGTCGCTGGCCAATTAA
- the hydA gene encoding dihydropyrimidinase, producing the protein MSLLIRGGTVVNHDHSRRADVLIEGDTIVAVGAAIDAPTGAEIIDAGGAYVIPGGIDPHTHLEMPFMGTVTADDFESGTKAALTGGTTMVVDFCLPDPGQSMLAAYQEWRHKSEKAATDYGFHMAVTSWSKQIYDEMETVVKTYGINTFKHFMAYKGALMVNDDELYNSFARCAHLGAMPVVHAENGDVVALMQEALIARGVTGPEGHAYSRPPEVEGEATNRAIMIADMTGTPVYIVHTSCREAHEAIARARAAGKRVYGEPLIQHLLLDEREYQNRDWDHSAQRVMSPPFRDKSHQDSLWAGLQSGSLQVVATDHCAFTTEQKRFGLGDFRKIPNGTGGLEDRLALLWTAGVATGRLTKEEFVAVTSANIARILNIYPRKGAVAVGSDADIVVWDPKATKTISAKRQMSRIDYNVFEGFSCTGGPAATLSRGRIVWKDGDLRAEAGDGRYVERPAFSPVHVANSTWKALAAPRAVARGPVTP; encoded by the coding sequence ATGTCCCTCCTCATCCGCGGCGGCACTGTCGTCAATCATGATCATTCGCGCCGTGCGGACGTGCTGATCGAGGGCGACACCATCGTCGCGGTCGGCGCAGCGATCGACGCGCCAACGGGGGCGGAGATCATCGACGCCGGCGGCGCCTATGTCATTCCGGGCGGCATCGATCCGCACACCCATCTCGAAATGCCGTTCATGGGAACGGTGACCGCGGATGATTTCGAGTCCGGCACCAAGGCGGCGCTGACCGGGGGGACCACCATGGTGGTGGATTTCTGCCTGCCCGATCCCGGCCAGTCGATGCTCGCGGCCTACCAGGAATGGCGCCACAAATCCGAGAAGGCGGCGACCGACTACGGCTTCCACATGGCGGTGACGTCGTGGTCGAAACAGATCTATGACGAGATGGAGACCGTGGTCAAAACCTACGGCATCAACACCTTCAAGCACTTCATGGCCTACAAGGGCGCGCTGATGGTGAACGACGACGAGCTCTACAACTCGTTCGCGCGCTGCGCCCATCTCGGCGCGATGCCTGTCGTGCACGCGGAGAATGGTGACGTCGTTGCCTTGATGCAGGAGGCGCTGATCGCGCGCGGCGTCACCGGCCCGGAGGGCCACGCCTATTCACGGCCGCCGGAGGTCGAGGGCGAAGCCACCAACCGCGCCATCATGATCGCCGACATGACGGGCACGCCGGTCTATATCGTGCATACGAGCTGCCGCGAGGCGCATGAGGCGATCGCCCGTGCGCGGGCCGCAGGAAAGCGCGTCTATGGCGAGCCGTTGATCCAGCACCTGCTGCTCGATGAGCGTGAATATCAGAACAGGGACTGGGATCATTCCGCGCAGCGCGTGATGTCGCCGCCGTTCCGGGACAAGTCGCATCAGGACAGCCTGTGGGCCGGCCTGCAGTCCGGCTCGCTGCAAGTGGTCGCAACCGACCATTGCGCCTTCACCACCGAGCAGAAGCGCTTCGGCCTCGGCGACTTCAGAAAAATCCCGAACGGCACCGGCGGCCTCGAAGATCGCCTGGCGTTGCTATGGACCGCGGGCGTCGCCACGGGGCGGCTGACCAAGGAGGAATTCGTCGCCGTGACTTCGGCGAACATCGCCCGCATCCTCAACATCTATCCGCGCAAGGGCGCGGTCGCCGTCGGCTCGGATGCCGACATCGTGGTGTGGGATCCCAAGGCGACGAAGACCATCAGCGCAAAGCGGCAGATGAGCCGGATCGACTACAATGTATTCGAAGGCTTTTCCTGCACCGGCGGGCCGGCCGCGACGCTCTCGCGCGGTCGTATCGTGTGGAAGGATGGCGATCTGCGTGCCGAGGCAGGAGACGGCCGCTACGTCGAGCGGCCGGCGTTCTCGCCGGTGCATGTGGCGAATTCCACGTGGAAAGCGCTGGCCGCCCCGCGCGCGGTCGCACGCGGACCGGTGACGCCGTAG
- a CDS encoding DUF3606 domain-containing protein — MADDKTRRGGADRKLIALTEAYEVAYWSKKFKVTPAKLKYAVKKVGRSARKVEEYIKLQKHRAADKSRIALGEAYEVRYWSKKFKITPAKLKAAVAAAGHSSKKVEAYLIAQRAARKKAAKKTGKKKTSASRK, encoded by the coding sequence ATGGCCGACGACAAGACCAGGCGGGGCGGAGCGGACCGCAAGCTGATTGCGCTCACCGAGGCATACGAAGTCGCCTACTGGTCGAAGAAGTTCAAGGTGACGCCGGCCAAGCTGAAATATGCCGTCAAGAAGGTCGGCCGTTCCGCACGGAAGGTAGAAGAGTACATCAAGCTCCAGAAGCACCGCGCCGCCGACAAGAGCCGGATCGCGCTCGGCGAAGCCTATGAAGTCCGCTACTGGTCGAAGAAGTTCAAGATCACGCCGGCCAAGCTGAAGGCCGCCGTCGCCGCCGCCGGCCATTCTTCCAAGAAGGTCGAGGCGTATCTGATCGCCCAGAGGGCAGCCAGGAAGAAAGCGGCCAAGAAGACCGGCAAGAAGAAGACATCCGCTTCGCGGAAGTAG
- a CDS encoding alpha/beta hydrolase has protein sequence MKSYLVFFLLLTVTAASAHGLLPARPTAPSDLVRVGLTDNDTTAGGVARLCEQVTFSRGLRYGDGEANVLDVATSGDTKADTSRPVLLFVAGDTFTGDRGAPDLSRDIQDEAMCFAARNGMIGVRVNYRLAPAATWPMGATDVAAALSWVHGNIDLFNGDAREIVAVGYGAGAFHVASLLAHPELQADRADVAAVVLVSGIYRAGKDASESEKAYFGADTSQYDKRSVFPGILNVDAPIVLAWAANDPANLVAQGETLKKTLCGAGHCPRSTLLRSHDGIAAAFGLDGSGDSLAEPTLLLVHQLEARGLP, from the coding sequence ATGAAGAGTTATCTCGTTTTTTTTCTGCTTCTGACCGTAACCGCGGCCTCCGCACATGGCCTGTTGCCGGCGCGGCCGACCGCTCCGTCCGATCTTGTCCGGGTCGGCCTCACCGATAACGACACGACGGCCGGCGGCGTCGCGCGCCTATGCGAGCAGGTCACCTTCTCGCGCGGCCTGCGCTATGGCGACGGCGAGGCCAATGTGCTCGATGTCGCGACCAGCGGCGACACCAAGGCGGACACGTCGCGGCCGGTGCTGCTGTTCGTGGCAGGCGACACCTTCACCGGCGACCGCGGCGCGCCGGACCTGTCCCGCGATATCCAGGACGAGGCGATGTGCTTTGCCGCGCGCAACGGCATGATCGGGGTGCGCGTCAACTACCGCCTGGCGCCCGCAGCGACGTGGCCGATGGGCGCAACCGACGTGGCGGCGGCGCTGTCCTGGGTCCACGGCAATATCGACCTGTTCAACGGCGACGCCCGCGAGATCGTCGCGGTCGGCTACGGCGCCGGCGCGTTCCATGTCGCGAGCCTGCTGGCGCATCCCGAGCTCCAGGCCGACCGCGCCGATGTCGCGGCTGTGGTGCTGGTGTCGGGCATCTATCGCGCCGGCAAGGACGCCAGTGAGAGCGAGAAGGCCTATTTCGGCGCCGACACCAGTCAATACGACAAGCGCTCGGTGTTTCCCGGCATCCTCAATGTCGACGCGCCGATCGTGCTGGCCTGGGCCGCCAACGATCCCGCGAACCTGGTCGCGCAAGGAGAGACCCTGAAAAAGACGCTGTGCGGCGCCGGCCACTGCCCGCGCTCCACGCTGCTGCGCAGCCACGACGGCATCGCCGCGGCGTTTGGGCTGGATGGTTCCGGCGACAGCCTTGCCGAGCCGACGCTGCTGCTGGTGCATCAGCTCGAGGCGCGAGGGCTGCCGTAG
- a CDS encoding ABC transporter substrate-binding protein, which produces MRVTGRLLFVLIAALASLGAMSEQRSDQPIPDKEIRIGNFVPYSGPLSEFGAIGKAEAAYFDMVNDRGGINGRKVRFITRDDNSDPAAALELTRDLVEKDNVQLMFGSFGTPGNLATRWYLNEKKIPQLFVASGDEELSQARAFPWTMGWQPPFRSEGRIYANYIQAYYPRKKIVVLWQNDQFGRMLYKGIQEGLGDLNRHVLVDVAFDISDEHLEGHVSILKRAGADIFVFLGVPSTASKVIQLAASLNWHPVFIVNDASASIANAMAPAGLENSSGVISAAFLKDPSDPAWKDDPAMKDWFAFMDKYHQVESTNNSAALYGYAAAEALTKVLKQCGDDFSHENIMRQAASLRDYHPSVALPNIRMNTSPDSYLPIKQMRLVQFDGRSWQPFGAVIETAFTEGAAR; this is translated from the coding sequence ATGCGCGTCACCGGCAGACTGCTGTTCGTTTTGATCGCCGCGCTCGCCTCACTCGGGGCGATGTCGGAGCAGCGTTCGGATCAGCCAATTCCCGACAAGGAAATCCGCATCGGCAATTTCGTGCCCTATTCGGGACCGCTCTCGGAGTTCGGCGCGATCGGCAAGGCGGAAGCCGCCTATTTCGACATGGTCAACGATCGCGGCGGCATCAACGGCCGCAAGGTCCGCTTCATCACCCGCGACGACAATTCCGATCCCGCAGCCGCGCTGGAGCTGACCCGAGATCTCGTCGAGAAGGACAACGTGCAGCTCATGTTCGGGTCATTCGGCACGCCCGGCAATCTCGCCACGCGCTGGTACCTGAACGAGAAGAAAATTCCGCAACTGTTCGTCGCCTCGGGTGACGAGGAGCTGAGCCAGGCCAGGGCGTTTCCCTGGACCATGGGCTGGCAACCGCCGTTCCGGTCGGAGGGTCGCATCTACGCCAATTACATCCAGGCCTATTATCCCCGGAAGAAGATCGTCGTTCTCTGGCAGAACGACCAGTTCGGCCGGATGCTTTACAAGGGCATCCAGGAAGGTCTCGGCGATCTGAACCGTCACGTCCTCGTCGACGTCGCCTTCGACATCTCGGACGAGCATCTCGAAGGCCACGTCTCGATCCTCAAGCGCGCCGGCGCGGATATCTTCGTGTTCCTCGGCGTGCCCTCGACGGCATCCAAGGTGATCCAGCTGGCGGCGTCGCTGAATTGGCACCCGGTCTTCATCGTCAACGACGCTTCCGCCTCGATCGCCAATGCGATGGCGCCGGCGGGGCTCGAGAATTCATCCGGCGTGATCTCGGCGGCCTTTCTGAAGGATCCGAGCGATCCCGCCTGGAAGGACGATCCCGCAATGAAGGACTGGTTCGCCTTCATGGACAAGTATCACCAGGTCGAAAGCACCAACAACAGCGCGGCGCTCTACGGCTATGCCGCCGCGGAAGCGCTGACCAAGGTGCTGAAGCAGTGCGGCGACGATTTCTCGCACGAGAACATCATGCGTCAGGCGGCATCGCTCAGGGATTATCACCCCTCCGTCGCGCTGCCCAATATCAGGATGAATACGTCACCCGACAGCTATCTGCCGATCAAGCAGATGCGGCTGGTGCAATTCGACGGCCGCTCCTGGCAGCCGTTTGGGGCGGTGATCGAGACGGCGTTTACGGAAGGCGCGGCGCGGTGA